Within the Flavobacterium sp. N502536 genome, the region GGCAGGAATGTATTTTATTGGCTATCAGCTGAACGAAAAATTGAACTTGTCCAATACCGATTCAGCCATCATAACCGTTGAGGTTTCAGCTCCGCTAATTGTAGCCAATGATGATACAATTGCCAACATTAACGGCTATGTAAACACCACGAACGCAATTGACGTTTTATTGAATGATACCCTTAACGGAGTTACAGCAAACATTTCGAAAGTTACCATTACAGTTGATGTTGCGGCAACACCAATAAACGGAGGGCCAATTCCGGTACTCGAGCCTTTAACAGGATTTGTAAGTGTTCCGGCAGGTACTCCAGCGGGAGATTATGAAATTCAATACCATATTTGCGAAAAAATTAATCCGCTGAATTGTGACAATGCTAAAGTTTTCATTACAGTAACAGGAGCACAAATTGATGCGGTAAATGATGCGGTGGCCAATATCAATGGATTTACAGGAGCGACCAATGCCGTGAATGCCCTGACGAATGATACTTTAAACGGAATGACCGTTATTCCTTCTCAGGTTACCATTAGTAATATAGTTCCGGCTACACCAATAAATGGAGGAGCTGTTCCGGTTCTAAACCCTTCGAACGGAAATGTTGATGTGCCACTGGGAACCGCAGCAGGTACTTACACCATTGGATACCGCCTAAGCGAAAACTTAAATACGACCAATTTTGATACAGCCACCATAACAATTGTTGTTATAGCGCCAACGATTATTGCGAATGCAGACAGCACCGGTAACATTAACGGATTTACCGGAGCAAACAACGCTGTAAATGCCATTACAAATGACAGATTAAACGGCTTAGATATTCAATTGACTGCAATCGATATTACATCCATAAGTACCACAACTCCGGCAGCATATATTTCTGGAAACCCGGTTCCGGTATTAGATATCATTACCGGAAATGTAAATGTACCGGCAGGAACAGCAGCCGGAACTTATGTAATTCATTACCGTATTTGTGAAAAACTAAATCCGTTAAATTGCAGCGAGGCCGATATAACCATAAACGTTATTGCCCCAATCATTGATGCGAATACTGATTTTGCGGGTAATATTAATGGATATACCGGAGCCAATAATGTAGTAAATGCTCTAACGAATGATACCGTTAACGGACTTGCCGCACAAGCCGCTCAGCTTAACATTAGTGTTTTGAGTATAACTCCTCCGGCAACTTCAACAAATGGAATTGTTCCGGTATTGAATACCGTCACCGGAAGTGTCGATGTACCGCCAGGAACTTCTGCGGGGACTTATTTTATTCAATACCAAATCTGCGAAAAAATAAACCCGGCAATTGCAGTCAGGCAGCAATTATCATAGTCGTAAATGCGCCTGTAATCGTTGCTGAAGATGACACCATTACCAACATAAATGGTCAGTCGGGAATAAATAATGCTCTGAATGCCTTTACAAATAATGACACGTATAATGGTGTACTGTTAACAGATGTCAGCTTAATCATTCCAACCATATTAAGTCCGGCAACATCTATAAACGGAGGTTTGGTTCCTGTCTTAGATCTTGCCACAGGAAATGTAAATGTACCGGCAGGAACGCCGGCAGGAGCTTATCAGATTAAATATAGAATCTGCGACAAATTAAATCCGACGAATTGCGATGATGCCGTTATTAATATTGTAGTAGTCGTTTCGACAATTGTTGCGAATGACGATGCAATCGACAATATTAACGGAGACACCGGAGCAACTAATGTATTGAATGCGTACGCCAACGATACTTTGAACGGAACAACAATTTTGCAGACCAATATTAACAGTACCCTGATTAGCGGAGCAAACTCCATAAACGGAGCTGCAGTTCCTGTTTTAAATGTTCTTACCGGTGCTGTAGACGTTCCTGCGGGCACGGCTGCCGGAATATACTCTATTGTATATAAAATTTGTGATAAATTAAATCCGTCCAATTGTGATGAAGCTGTTATTAGAATTACGGTAGCGCTGCCCTCCATTCGATTGCTTAAACAAGGAGTTTTCGTAGATAGCAATGGCGATGGTTATGCACAGCCGGGAGAGCTAATCCGTTATTCTTTTGTGGTGACAAACACCGGAACTTTAGATTTAACCAATATCATTGTAACAGATCCGAAGGCAACAGTTACCGGAACTGCAATTGCAGTATTGGGAGTTGGACAATCGGATACCACAACTTTTAAAGGAACCTATGTCTTAACTCAGGCTGATATTAACAGAGGATATGTCGAAAATCAGGCTTTGGTTACGGCACAGCCTGTTAGCGGAGCAGCCATACAGGATTTGTCCGACAGTAATGACCTTACTTTAATTGGACCTAATGACCCTACGATCACTCCGGTACCGCAGCATAAAGAACTGACCTTGATAAAAGGAGGAGTATTAACAGGCAATGGAGGAGTAGGTTCGGTTATCAAATATAGCTTTACGGTTAAAAATACCGGAAATGTAGTCGTTACCAATCTGGTAATAAGCGATCCGATGTTAACAGCCACTTCTATAGCGGTTACTCCAAATGTGTTGGCCCCGGGCCAAACGGGAATAGCCATGGCATCGTATACGGTAACTACAACAGATGTAGCCAATGGCGAAGTAGTCAACTCGGCATTGGTCATTGGAGATGATCCGCAAGGGAATCCGGTCATCGATATTTCCGATAGCGATGATCCTGCTTTAACCGGTGATGATGATCCGACAGTGGTTGATTTAGATCTTAAACCTTCTATTGCGCTTATCAAAACAGCCACTTTTAATGATGAAAATAAAAATGGATTTGCCGAGATAGGAGAAACAATTACGTATCACTTTAGCGTTACCAATACCGGAAATATTCTATTGGTGAATGTTGTGGTCAAAGATCCGAAACCGGGAATAACCATTACAGGCGGTCCGATCATTTTAAAACACGGAGAAACAAATTCGGATAGTTTTGTCGGGACTTATGTTTTAACCGCTGCTGATATCGAGGCCGGATCTGTTGAAAATCAGGCTGAGGTGAATGCCGTAAGCCCGGACGGAAAAACGGCAACAGATTTGTCTGATGGCAATTCTATTCTGGGAGATGACCCAACCGTACTACCCTTAAACTCTTGTAAAATTGTAGTTCACAATGCGTTCTCACCAAATGGTGACGGAATCAATGAAGTTTTCAAAATTGACGGAGTTGAATGTTACCCGGATGTATTTGTAGAAATTTATGACCGTTGGGGAGTTTTGGTTTATGATGCTCATGGTTATAATAACACGTCAGTTGCCTTTAAAGGAATCTCAGAAGGAAGGGCAACGGTCAACAAACAAAAAGGATTACCGGTTGGTACTTACTTTTACGTGATTACGTATAAAACGTATTTAAATGAGCCAATAAGTCTGATGGGGTATTTGTATTTCTCTAAATAATGTAAAGTATTGATTTCTAATTTGTTAAAATAAAAAAGGCGCGACATTGTTGCGCCTTTTTTATTGCGTTTTTGTCACTATATTCTGTAAAAGTGTAATATATACATAATGTACCTGCTCATTTTTATCGGTTCGTTATCAAATAGTCATTTTTTTTGTAGTCAAAAGAGTATTACGGTCGGCAAAAAGTGTTGTTTAACGTTAATCTGGGTAGTTTATCGAAAAATGTAGCTGATAGACAGTTGTTTGCATATTTTCGCGCCTCCAAAACTACATAATTTAACCAGAGACAATTTGTGTCTTGAACCTAAATACCTATGGTCCAAACGCTATCTTTTTTTGATAAAGCCTTTAAGAAGTTTTTTTTAAGACTTCAAAAATCCA harbors:
- a CDS encoding gliding motility-associated C-terminal domain-containing protein — its product is MVPVLDLATGNVNVPAGTPAGAYQIKYRICDKLNPTNCDDAVINIVVVVSTIVANDDAIDNINGDTGATNVLNAYANDTLNGTTILQTNINSTLISGANSINGAAVPVLNVLTGAVDVPAGTAAGIYSIVYKICDKLNPSNCDEAVIRITVALPSIRLLKQGVFVDSNGDGYAQPGELIRYSFVVTNTGTLDLTNIIVTDPKATVTGTAIAVLGVGQSDTTTFKGTYVLTQADINRGYVENQALVTAQPVSGAAIQDLSDSNDLTLIGPNDPTITPVPQHKELTLIKGGVLTGNGGVGSVIKYSFTVKNTGNVVVTNLVISDPMLTATSIAVTPNVLAPGQTGIAMASYTVTTTDVANGEVVNSALVIGDDPQGNPVIDISDSDDPALTGDDDPTVVDLDLKPSIALIKTATFNDENKNGFAEIGETITYHFSVTNTGNILLVNVVVKDPKPGITITGGPIILKHGETNSDSFVGTYVLTAADIEAGSVENQAEVNAVSPDGKTATDLSDGNSILGDDPTVLPLNSCKIVVHNAFSPNGDGINEVFKIDGVECYPDVFVEIYDRWGVLVYDAHGYNNTSVAFKGISEGRATVNKQKGLPVGTYFYVITYKTYLNEPISLMGYLYFSK